Proteins from one Ciona intestinalis unplaced genomic scaffold, KH HT001091.1, whole genome shotgun sequence genomic window:
- the LOC104266546 gene encoding uncharacterized protein LOC104266546 — MLQVVYPAIYIYCYTQPKDNNSNNKPQQQRSTSKTRRQNSQNVESNNDDQVGTAVNHQRARKKVSTPQQSIKNEYCVTTNSSISNLTTNCERDSLLRPHSNTGNGSVKTGVLASESLRQSLSQDCAKQRSSAAVESSNSERSAFDERKSLTVKVACSADAFVAAGAAAKGGERLAQAKRTYYRKAIALMVVGGVIFTLGIALAALYFAGYPTIQMAGPVCLSIGLLLGVCGIVWIPIIKTKLKRQQQVMTRTFSL; from the exons ATGTTGCAGGTTGTATATCCAGCTATCTATATATACTGTTACACCCAG CCAAAGGACaataacagcaacaacaaaccACAACAACAACGTTCAACATCTAAAACAAGGCGACAGAATAGTCAGAATGTTGAGAGCAATAATGACGACCAAGTTGGAACAGCAGTAAATCACCAAAGGGCTCGAAAGAAGGTTTCCACACCACAACAATCTATCAAGAACGAATATTGCGTGACAACTAATTCCTCGATTTCTAATTTGACTACTAACTGTGAACGAGACTCACTGCTACGTCCGCACTCAAACACCGGTAACGGATCCGTGAAGACTGGTGTCTTGGCATCGGAATCCTTGCGACAATCTCTGTCCCAAGATTGCGCCAAGCAGCGCTCGAGTGCCGCTGTTGAATCGTCTAACTCTGAGAGAAGCGCATTTGACGAAAGGAAGAGCCTGACCGTCAAAGTGGCGTGCTCTGCTGATGCATTTGTGGCGGCTGGGGCCGCTGCTAAAGGAGGGGAGCGGCTTGCGCAAGCTAAACGAACCTACTATAGGAAAGCCATTGCTCTAATGGTTGTCGGAGGTGTCATATTCACCCTTGGAATTGCGCTTGCAGCTTTGTACTTTGCTGGGTACCCCACCATACAAATGGCGGGGCCGGTATGTCTGTCTATTGGACTTCTGCTCGGCGTTTGCGGAATAGTTTGGATTCCTATTATAAAAACCAAACTAAAGAGGCAGCAACAGGTTATGACAAGAACTTTCagtttgtga